Genomic DNA from Longimicrobium terrae:
ATGATGGCGAAGTCGGTGGTCCGTGGCGGGTTCAGGTACTTGGTGCAGATGTCCCGGGCGGAGCCGCGGATGCGCTCCTCCAGCCCGCGCAGCGCCGCTTCCATTCCCGCCACGTCCGAGGCCTCCTGCGCGTCCACCAGGCGCAGGTAGTCTTCCTGCGGGAACTTGGCGTCGATGGGGAGCAGCACCTCACCGTGCTCGTGGCCGGGAAGGCGGATGGCGAACTCCACACGTTGCCCGCTGAACTCGTTTGTCGCCACGTTCGCGACGTACTGGTCCGGCGTCAGCACCTGCTCCAGCAGCCCGCCCAGCTGCACCTCGCCCCAGTTGCCGCGCACCTTGACGTTGGAAAGCACCTTCTTGAGGTCGCCCACGCCGCTGGCCAGCGCCTGCATCTCGCCCAGGCCCCTGTGCACCTGCTCCAGCCGGTCGCTCACCTGCCCGAAGCTTTCCGCCAGCCGCTGTTCCAGCGCGCCCTGAAGCTTTTCGTCCACCGTCGCCCGCACCTGCTCCAGCTTGGCGGTGTTGTCGGCGCGGATCTGCTCCAGACGCCCCTCTACTGACACGCGCAGCCGTTCCATCTGCTCGCCGTTGGACGTTGTCAGGCCGCCGATCTGCGTGCCGACGCTGTCCATCTGCAGCTTCTGCGCGGTGGAGATCTCGCCCAGCGTGCGCACGACGGAATCGTTGAAGCCCTTGAGCGTGGCCCCCACCTCTTCGCGCAGCTTTCCCGCGCCGCCCTGCTGCGCCTCCGTCATCTGCCCCAGCGCGGAAAGCACGCCGGCCATCTGGGTCTGCTGATCGGCCGAGAGGGTGCCCAGGTGCTGGAACACCGTATCGCTCATCGACTTGACGGACGCGGCCACCTCGCCGCGCAGACGTGCCGCCTCGCCGCCCGACTCTTCGCGCGAGCGCGCCAGTTCATCGCGGATGGCGCGTTCCGTACGTTCCTGCCCTTTGTCCACGGCATCCAGCCGCCCCGCGAGCAGCGAAACGCCGCCCCCGCCGTCCCCGCGCCGCAGCAGCAGGCCGAGCAGCACCGTGCAGACGAGAAGAAGCCCGAATATGGCGTACAGCAGAAGGTCGGTCATCAGTACATCCAGAGGGGGGGAGGGCGGGAAACTTAGCTCAAAGGCTGCATGTGCGGGAGCGCCTTGTGCTCTCCGTCAGAGCAGGACATAGTTCGGGGTCAGATCACTTCGACCCGGCGAGCCATGAGATACAAGGTCGTTCTGCAGCACTCGGAAGAAGGCTACAGTGTCCATTGTCCCGGACTTCCGGGCTGCTGGTCACAGGGTGCCACGGAGGAAGAGGCGTTGCTGAACATTCAGGACGCGATCACGGAGTATCTGGACGCGTAGCCGACCCGATCCGCGTCGAAAGTTCGGGCGAGGTGGAGCCGCGAGCTGACCAGGAGCAATCAGCACGAGCGAACATCCCCTGATCCCCTGCGCAAGCTCTGGATGCGACAATCGTTGAGCGAAGTTACTGCGTTCACCCGTTGGATGCTACTGGACCAGGATGGTAGAGCCTCGCGCCTGCAACACGCAGCCTGCGCGAAGATCGCCATCGCTGCTCTGTGCCGATCCGGTGCACCCGCATGTCGCATATGACGCTTTCACCCCTGTCCAACGCCGCCGAGACGCGCAGGATCCGCGCAAACAGCCCGTCCTTCGACCGGAGTGCACTCCGCGCGGCTACGCTCGCCGACCTCGACCGCGTGCGCTTCGAGCATGACTACCTGCCCGCCGCGTTCGCGCCCGACATTCTGGAGGCGAACGAGCGCACGCTGGAGCAGCGGCTGGCCGTCACCAAGATGATCGACGGCGTGGAAACCGCGGTGCCCACCGTGCTCGGCGTGCTCACCATCGGCAAGCGGACGCGTGACTTTCTGCCCGGCGCTTACATCCAGTTCCTGAGGATACAGGGAACCGCACTGGGCGACGCGATCACGGACGAGCTCGCCGCGGAGGGACCGCTTCCGGAACTGATGCGGCGCATCGACGACAAGCTGGAATCGCACAACCGCACGGCCATCGACATCACCTCCGGCCCCCGGGAGGAGCGGCGGTCGCTGTATCCGGTCGCCGCGCTGCAGCAGCTGGTTCGCAATGCCGTGATGCACCGCACGTACGAGGCGACGAACGCTCCCGTGCGCGTCTACTGGTACGATGACCGGATCGAAAACAGCAACCCGGGCGGACCATTCGGGATCGTGAGCATCGAGAACTTCGGCGAGCCGGGCGTGGCGGATTATCGCAATCCCAACCTGGCCGAGGCCATGCGCGTTCTGGGCTACGTTCAGCGCTTCGGATTCGGCCTCGCGATCGCCCGCCGCGCGCTGGCGGAAAACGGAAACCCGCCGCTGGAACTTGATGTACGGTCGTCCCACGTGACGGCGATCGTGAGGGCCGCGCCGGTCGCCTGAGTCACGGTTCCGTTGATGGCGAACTCGAGAGCGGCCCGCGATGTCTCGCGGGTCGCTCTCCATCCTTCAGAGGGCGCCTTCGGAGATGCCCATTCCGCCGCCGCCCAGTTCGATGGACCAGCGGTGGTGCGTGGCGGCGATCGCCTCGGATCGTGCATGGACCTCGCCTGCTCGCACCAGCATCTGCAGCGCGCGGGCGGTGAGTCGCGGAGCTTCCGACGCGGTGGGGAGAAACGGCGCGGAGAGCGCCAGCCGGGCGGCCATGTAGTAGTTGGCCGCGGCCGAGAGCGGACGCGTCCGGTACAGCGCCATCTCCCGTTCTCCCACGCGCACCGCGGGGCCGTCCGCCTGGGCAATGGCCATCCGCTCAAAGGCGGTGACCGCGCCGCGCAGCATGCGGTCCAACTCGCCGCGCCAGGCACCGCGCGATTCCGTGCCCTCCAGCACCTGTACGGATTGGGTGAGGGCCATCACGTATGCAAGTCCGCGCAGACTGAGCGTGGCGCCCCTGGCCTCCACC
This window encodes:
- a CDS encoding type II toxin-antitoxin system HicB family antitoxin, producing MRYKVVLQHSEEGYSVHCPGLPGCWSQGATEEEALLNIQDAITEYLDA
- a CDS encoding DNA recombination protein RmuC yields the protein MTDLLLYAIFGLLLVCTVLLGLLLRRGDGGGGVSLLAGRLDAVDKGQERTERAIRDELARSREESGGEAARLRGEVAASVKSMSDTVFQHLGTLSADQQTQMAGVLSALGQMTEAQQGGAGKLREEVGATLKGFNDSVVRTLGEISTAQKLQMDSVGTQIGGLTTSNGEQMERLRVSVEGRLEQIRADNTAKLEQVRATVDEKLQGALEQRLAESFGQVSDRLEQVHRGLGEMQALASGVGDLKKVLSNVKVRGNWGEVQLGGLLEQVLTPDQYVANVATNEFSGQRVEFAIRLPGHEHGEVLLPIDAKFPQEDYLRLVDAQEASDVAGMEAALRGLEERIRGSARDICTKYLNPPRTTDFAIMFLPTEGLYAEVVRRPGLTDSLQRDWRVVVAGPTTLWAVLNSLQMGFRTLAIQKRSGEVWNVLAAVKTEFGKFGGVLEKVQKKLEAASKEMDQAGVRTRAIQRKLRDVQELPAAEAGTLLLGEGIVIADLTEAAVVETDA
- a CDS encoding ATP-binding protein encodes the protein MTLSPLSNAAETRRIRANSPSFDRSALRAATLADLDRVRFEHDYLPAAFAPDILEANERTLEQRLAVTKMIDGVETAVPTVLGVLTIGKRTRDFLPGAYIQFLRIQGTALGDAITDELAAEGPLPELMRRIDDKLESHNRTAIDITSGPREERRSLYPVAALQQLVRNAVMHRTYEATNAPVRVYWYDDRIENSNPGGPFGIVSIENFGEPGVADYRNPNLAEAMRVLGYVQRFGFGLAIARRALAENGNPPLELDVRSSHVTAIVRAAPVA